A genomic region of Fodinisporobacter ferrooxydans contains the following coding sequences:
- the yhbY gene encoding ribosome assembly RNA-binding protein YhbY, with translation MLTGKQKRYLRSMAHHLTPIFQVGKGGVSENMLEQLDAALEANELIKISILQNCEEDKDTVAAELAEGTEAELVQLIGKTVVLYRESEERKQIELPR, from the coding sequence TTGTTAACAGGCAAACAAAAACGATACTTGCGTTCGATGGCACACCATTTGACTCCTATTTTTCAGGTCGGGAAAGGTGGAGTCAGTGAAAACATGCTGGAACAGTTGGACGCTGCTTTAGAAGCGAATGAACTTATCAAAATTTCGATTTTGCAGAATTGCGAAGAAGACAAGGATACGGTTGCTGCCGAATTGGCGGAAGGAACGGAAGCGGAATTGGTTCAGCTAATCGGCAAGACAGTGGTTCTCTATAGGGAATCCGAGGAGCGGAAACAAATCGAACTGCCTCGATAA
- the yqeK gene encoding bis(5'-nucleosyl)-tetraphosphatase (symmetrical) YqeK, producing the protein MSEAEIRERIRNALSPYRFQHVEGVVQTAERLSIQYGVDAKQARLAAWLHDFAREWPPEKLQAYSKPLQLPEEYRSMPELLHGPIVAHYLEEWFQIRDEEIANAIYYHTTGRPQMSIFEKVICLADAIEPGRVYPGVEECRILAQESLEHALAVQFDGTIRFLLDRKKEILPLTVAARNEFWRQVGVMQENRR; encoded by the coding sequence ATGTCTGAAGCCGAGATTCGAGAGCGCATCCGAAATGCATTGAGTCCATATCGATTCCAGCACGTCGAGGGTGTTGTGCAAACAGCGGAACGATTGTCGATTCAGTATGGAGTAGATGCGAAACAGGCGAGACTGGCGGCGTGGCTGCACGATTTTGCACGGGAATGGCCGCCGGAGAAATTGCAAGCATATAGCAAACCGTTGCAGTTGCCGGAAGAATACCGAAGCATGCCGGAATTGCTGCATGGACCGATTGTCGCTCATTACCTGGAAGAATGGTTTCAAATCCGGGACGAAGAGATTGCCAATGCCATCTATTATCACACGACTGGCCGCCCGCAAATGAGCATATTTGAAAAAGTGATTTGTCTGGCGGATGCGATTGAGCCAGGGCGTGTGTATCCCGGTGTTGAAGAATGCAGAATCCTGGCACAAGAAAGTCTGGAACATGCGTTAGCCGTTCAATTTGATGGAACGATTCGGTTTTTATTAGATCGCAAAAAGGAAATACTACCGTTGACGGTGGCAGCACGCAATGAGTTTTGGCGGCAAGTTGGGGTCATGCAGGAGAACCGGCGATAA
- the aroE gene encoding shikimate dehydrogenase — translation MEQQQKAEESILVGVFGYPVHHSKSPVMHNAAFRSLGIDGYYQRFNILPEKLGDAVKAVRMLQFRGVNVTIPHKVAIIKYLDDITREAELIGAVNTIVHEDGRLIGTNTDGIGYVQSLREEIDIDLNRAHVLVLGAGGAARAIATQLALSGVHAICITNRTFEKAEELARVIGKIQPNTYALPMSELFARMKDFTIVINTTSVGMSPNSDESPLPADYLPEHLIVSDLVYNPRQTRLLQLAEKRGCQVHGGIGMLVYQGAEAFRLWTGMEPPIAVMWDALLQSL, via the coding sequence ATGGAGCAACAGCAAAAAGCAGAAGAATCAATTTTGGTTGGAGTGTTTGGCTATCCCGTGCATCATTCCAAATCGCCGGTGATGCATAATGCGGCATTTCGTTCGTTAGGCATCGACGGATATTATCAGAGATTCAATATTTTGCCGGAAAAATTGGGAGACGCGGTCAAAGCGGTTCGCATGCTGCAATTTCGCGGTGTTAACGTCACAATTCCGCATAAAGTAGCGATTATAAAATATCTGGATGACATCACAAGAGAAGCTGAATTAATTGGCGCGGTCAATACAATTGTACATGAGGACGGCCGCTTAATCGGGACAAATACGGATGGAATCGGGTATGTACAATCCTTGCGGGAAGAGATAGACATCGATCTCAATCGTGCACATGTCTTGGTGCTGGGTGCGGGCGGGGCCGCTCGCGCAATCGCTACGCAATTGGCGCTTTCCGGTGTACATGCAATCTGTATTACCAATCGAACATTTGAAAAAGCGGAAGAATTGGCTCGTGTGATTGGGAAGATTCAACCAAACACCTATGCTCTTCCCATGTCTGAGCTATTTGCGCGGATGAAAGATTTTACGATCGTAATCAATACAACGTCTGTCGGCATGTCTCCGAATTCGGATGAATCGCCATTGCCTGCCGACTATTTGCCGGAACATCTGATTGTCAGTGATTTGGTCTATAATCCACGGCAAACCCGCCTGCTGCAGTTGGCAGAAAAGCGAGGATGTCAGGTTCACGGGGGCATTGGAATGCTGGTATACCAAGGCGCGGAAGCATTTCGTCTATGGACTGGCATGGAGCCGCCGATTGCGGTTATGTGGGATGCATTGCTGCAATCCCTCTGA
- the rsfS gene encoding ribosome silencing factor: MSTKVMEVAKLAADAAADKKARDVVILDIHGLSVIADYFVICSGNSNTQVQAIAKEVREKLGKQNIPCKGAEGLDEAKWVLLDFGDVVVHVFRQEEREFYNLERLWADAQLVMQV; this comes from the coding sequence ATGAGCACAAAGGTGATGGAAGTTGCAAAATTGGCAGCGGATGCGGCTGCAGACAAAAAAGCACGAGACGTGGTAATTCTGGACATTCATGGATTGTCTGTCATTGCGGATTATTTTGTCATATGTAGCGGCAACTCCAACACTCAAGTTCAAGCGATCGCCAAAGAGGTTCGCGAAAAATTAGGGAAACAAAATATACCATGTAAAGGCGCCGAAGGTTTGGATGAAGCAAAATGGGTCTTGCTCGATTTCGGTGATGTTGTCGTCCACGTTTTCCGCCAAGAGGAACGGGAATTCTATAATCTGGAACGGCTCTGGGCAGATGCCCAACTTGTCATGCAGGTATAA
- the nadD gene encoding nicotinate (nicotinamide) nucleotide adenylyltransferase → MRTGVYGGTFDPIHIGHLIMATLAREELELDQVLWIPAYRPPHKDEQSNQPLSSYDHRLRMVELAIADRPYFSLSTIEGEKDGPSYTYDTLKQLQARRSDTYLFLCGADSLATIDTWHRARDLMQEFTLGVFQRQEYQAQDVKRKLETLGFYFENVRWLDTPVFDVSSTWLRQRLRMGLGVADLIPHSVYNYIKEHGLYV, encoded by the coding sequence ATGCGTACCGGAGTCTATGGAGGAACGTTTGACCCGATTCACATTGGGCATTTGATTATGGCCACACTGGCCAGGGAGGAACTGGAACTCGATCAAGTCCTATGGATTCCGGCATACCGTCCTCCGCACAAAGATGAACAATCCAACCAACCTCTTTCCTCCTATGATCATCGGTTGCGGATGGTTGAGCTGGCAATCGCGGATCGGCCGTATTTTTCTCTTTCAACAATCGAAGGTGAAAAGGACGGGCCGTCCTATACCTATGATACGTTAAAACAATTACAAGCCCGTCGATCCGATACCTATTTGTTTTTATGCGGAGCTGATAGTCTTGCAACGATTGACACTTGGCATCGGGCTCGCGATTTGATGCAGGAGTTTACTCTTGGTGTTTTTCAAAGGCAAGAGTACCAAGCGCAAGATGTGAAGAGGAAATTGGAAACGCTTGGATTTTATTTTGAAAATGTCAGATGGTTGGACACTCCGGTGTTTGATGTATCTTCGACTTGGCTGCGTCAACGATTGCGAATGGGATTGGGGGTTGCAGACCTGATTCCCCATTCCGTTTATAATTATATAAAGGAGCATGGACTTTATGTCTGA